The region CCCGGAATCACCTCGAGTAGTAACTATAGAAACCAAGTTTATTACCACATGCATACATCAGCATATAAACACTATGATGTAAAATCCtaagagaaaatattattttttttcaaaaagaaaatatagaGAGAATGTGTGAGAGTGATGAGGAAGTACTTATGAAGTAGGGTAAGCATGTGCATGCCATGTTGAGAAATAGTCTAATGCTATAAAAATATCTTAAAATGGTCAAACAATCCATCTATCTATGTAAGCATGCTTTAATCATCACAACAAAAAACCAGGTTCTAAACCATGGATGGGGGAACCGAAAACCGCTTTAACTGTCCCTATATCCAACAACGTTAATTAGTTTCTCCGATCAAACATGAAACGTACGGCAGCAGCCTTAATTAGCATCTCGATTAGGCAACATCAGAGGTGGGAAAATATGGCACTGTCTCTCCAGATATTTTTAGCATGTCAACCCATCCAAAAATGGGCCATATATTCATGAATTCACAAATATAATATTGCCCAATGTATGTGTGAAACACAAACATAGCAAAAAAAGGTGTGGAAAATGGAGAAATACTTTGGCTGCGTACGTGTTAGCGGAGAAATTTTACTGCTTCAAATGGAGCTCAGCCCAGTCCATATACATAATGGGCACACGCTTCATAAGCGGGTTGGACCCGTTTACCCCACACTAAGCCTGCAGCTGGTTCACTCTGTTAGTTCACTCTATGATCCGGACCCGCATTTATTTGTCAATCATTTCCGAAAAGTTTTGTTGGGAGGAGGTCTAAAGGGTGGAGTACAGTACGTTCTGCATTTTACTATTCAAATTTGATATTGACTATAacacaagtataaagaaatacaaATGTGTATTTGTTACTCGTTATAGCTTAGCATTTGCCTTAGTGATAAGCTTGATCTTACAATTTGAATTAGAATAAATCGTGGGTTTAAAAGCATGTTATATGATTAAGGCTGATAGGATAGGTACCTAAGTTAAAGGAGTCCAATGCAAATTAACATGATCCTTTAAAAAGTGATGTTTGATCTCAGCCGTCTATCATCAGAGTTTATCAATGGTGGaagattttagtaaaaaaagttatgggtcaattttataattattaaaaattttaaagagcTGAGGTTCATTTTATAACtattgcaaacttgaaagtttagtaatGGTAAGATCATATGCTTTGATTTGTCTAAATGGAAGGCGTGGATGTGTCCACACTTTCTACAGGTGGAGCTCTAAACAGAGAATTTGTTGCTTATggactcccccccccccccccttaaattcttaatttaatttatgaaaaaagcTCATAATCGCTACTCAAATGTACACTTTATTCCTTATTAAACAAGTATAGATTGCTCATAAATAACCGATTCAAATCGAGAAAGTCAATAGAAATTTGAAACTTTGTGGTTCCCAAATTAACTACCCGACCAATTCAACTGAGTTGCCCCACCACCAAATTTAAATTCTTCATATTGCAATTAAAAACACACCACCAACTCCCTTGTGAACACACTTAATGATCAATTGTATGACATCCAATTTTCATAGGAATAAACTAAAGTGCATGATAAGTTAGAAATTTGGatagttataataataagttaTCCTTTGGGGGCATAATGCATTtgtcaagaattttttttttttttaattagtaccatttgtcaagaatttgatttgaGAGTGACTAGAAAAAGAGGcaacaaaagtaaaaaagggGGGATGTGAAAACTAGCAAACGTAGTACAGATTGTCATCACCACTATGCAAAACGGGAATTAAACCGTATAAGGTTGTCACTCTACGCGGTTAATTAGTTGGAAGTTTCCCAGTCATCAACCCAAAACCCCGCCCACTTCTTCATCTCTATAAATACACATCCAAACAAACGCCATTTTCAAGTTTTCTTCCAACAACCCATAACTGTCTCATATACTATACATTCCCATCCAAAACCTAAGAAAGCAGTTATGGAGGATATGCCGGTGGGGTTTAGGTTTTATCCCACAGAAGAAGAGCTGGTGTCGTTTTACCTGGGAAACAAGCTCCGAGGAGAACGACCGGATATTGACCTTGTTATCCCTGTCGTCAACATTTATCTGCACAGACCATGGGAGCTCCCACGTAAGtggatatacatacatatatattctaaTCAGGTGAGCCAACTGcgaacttgtgaaggattgcaccgcAACTACTACATGATTGCACGGCTTTCAGACCTAATTGGAGGGCCTTGGGATGTAATCATATCTCGGTGCGGtacaatccttcacaagttcgCAGTTCACAGGTTATACGTGGGGTATGAGATTTCTtgaaactattatatatatgcatttgcCTAAAGTATTGATTGATTTTATGTTTGGGTTTGACGTGATATGATCTGAGCTTACCAATTAAATTATTCAGACGGTTGACATGATAGTCGCaaagttataaatttaattatcaacCAGNTTTTTTCTTTTgggcccccccccccccccatttaaattcttaatttaatttatgaaaaaagcTCATAATCGCTACTCAAATGTACACTTTATTCCTTATTAAACAAGTATAGATTGCTCATAAATAACCGATTCAAATCGAGAAAGTCAATAGAAATTTGAAACTTTGTGGTTCCCAAATTAACTACCCGACCAATTCAACTGAGTTGCCCCACCACCAAATTTAAATTCTTCATATTGCAATTAAAAACACACCACCAACTCCCTTGTGAACACACTTAATGATCAATTGTATGACATCCAATTTTCATAGGAATAAACTAAAGTGCATGATAAGTTAGAAATTTGGatagttataataataagttaTCCTTTGGGGGCATAATGCATTtgtcaagaattttttttttttttaattagtaccatttgtcaagaatttgatttgaGAGTGACTAGAAAAAGAGGcaacaaaagtaaaaaagggGGGATGTGAAAACTAGCAAACGTAGTACAGATTGTCATCACCACTATGCAAAACGGGAATTAAACCGTATAAGGTTGTCACTCTACGCGGTTAATTAGTTGGAAGTTTCCCAGTCATCAACCCAAAACCCCGCCCACTTCTTCATCTCTATAAATACACATCCAAACAAACGCCATTTTCAAGTTTTCTTCCAACAACCCATAACTGTCTCATATACTATACATTCCCATCCAAAACCTAAGAAAGCAGTTATGGAGGATATGCCGGTGGGGTTTAGGTTTTATCCCACAGAAGAAGAGCTGGTGTCGTTTTACCTGGGAAACAAGCTCCGAGGAGAACGACCGGATATTGACCTTGTTATCCCTGTCGTCAACATTTATCTGCACAGACCATGGGAGCTCCCACGTAAGtggatatacatacatatatattctaaTCAGGTGAGCCAACTGcgaacttgtgaaggattgcaccgcAACTACTACATGATTGCACGGCTTTCAGACCTAATTGGAGGGCCTTGGGATGTAATCATATCTCGGTGCGGtacaatccttcacaagttcgCAGTTCACAGGTTATACGTGGGGTATGAGATTTCTtgaaactattatatatatgcatttgcCTAAAGTATTGATTGATTTTATGTTTGGGTTTGACGTGATATGATCTGAGCTTACCAATTAAATTATTCAGACGGTTGACATGATAGTCGCaaagttataaatttaattatcaacCAGTGATTTATTGAactttttaatttggtttgagCCCATACAACCTAAGTTTATCTATTTTCTACATCCTACATACTCTAGAGTTCCCTTGTTACtcagaaattatatatatccattcGCCTGAAGTATTTATTGTATGTTTGGGTTTAACGTTGTATGATCAGAGCTCGCCGGAGTGGCTAGCTATGGAGACGACGAGCAGTGGTTTTACTTCATGCCGGGGCCGGAAAACATTGCCCGAGGAGGAAAACCGAACAGGCTGACAACAGAAGGATACTGGAAAGCCACCGGATGTCCCAGTCTTGTGTTCTCCATAAACAATCGAGTCATTGGGGAGAAAAGGACGATGGTGTTTTATACAGGAAGGGCTCCAAATGGAACAAAGACTGAATGGAAGATTAACGAGTACAAGGCTGTCCATGGTGAAGCTTCAGCATCCGCTCCCCTTTCGGATTTAGAGGTACGGATACTattagtttaaacttttagttaataTTGATGTGGTAATTAAATACGATTGAACTCATAAATACTTATAGGATGTAAGGTTGGATTGTAGCGGATTGTTTAGTGGTATGCTTGTTGGTTTAAGtataaaaatcaatgatttAGCTGTTGATCATACAAGCTCGAGCTAATGATGAATAGGTgaggaaataaaaaaatctcCCTCCCTCCTTGTAATTAATGAGATATTTATAAGAGTGAAAAGAGGACAGATATCAGTCTCTCGATATGCACGGCAGGTGGGTCGTATGCACAGGACCTGCCCGGGGCCCTTAGCAACCTATCCACATGTTCTAAGGTTCCTGACTTCTTTGAATATCCCACTACCATAAATCGATTTGGGGAATTGGGCATTAGGCGCTAAGTATCTTTGGTCGGTAGCTCGGCCCGATCCATAGTGGTCGAGGCGATGACAATTCGTAAATCCTTTCACCTGGTCGCCCAGTGATTCGCTTGATCAGGGCTCTTGATCGGGAAGGCGAGCAATTCAGGTCAGGTCGGAGGGAGTTGGATCCGGTTCTATTATTCGAATACGGGATCAGATACCTACCAAGTACGGGTTCAAGATGGGTAATGGATAATCCCTATCAAATACAAAACACATCATTTATTTTGACAACTGTACTATAAtgttaaaagtttgaattgtaaTTGGAGTGACGAGTATTGACCATTTTAGTTTGAACTAGTTAGATATGGACAATTCAGGTTAGCTAGTGTATCTCATTTTAATTCTTTACCAATTAGAGTTACAAGGCCAGATTTATCCCGTCCATGGCTATGTACTTCCCTTTTCacccaataaaatttataactgGGGTTTTATTTGTTGCATTGATGCAGCTACGCCAAGAATTCAGCCTGTGCCGCCTCTACAAGAAGCCAAAGTGCGACCGAGCATTTGATCGCCGCCCGTTGGGTGTTACTACAGTACGGCGAAGAATAGCACAACAGCCGCCACCGCAAGATAGCGTTCAGACGGCAGCAATGATATTACCGCAGCAGGATAATAATCCTCCCGCAAATAATATGTCCGGTGCCGGAAATAGCTCGCCGGCGTCGGGAGACGCCGTTATTCCTTCTAATAATGCCATGGGGACCCAAGTTTTTTGGGATAACTTGACACCTATATGGGATTGGGAAGACTGCTTCAATCTTCTTTGAGACTTGGTCTATTACAATATTTGTCCGACCATAGTGATTTTACCATTTTAGTCatcaagttttaattttatcgGACCAGTAATATTTTTCACTATCAAATTTGTACTTATTTTAGTATCCGAAGGGTTAAAAAAAGTCCTtcagaaaacaaaaatagatacaaatttgagagtaaaaaatattattgaacgaaataaaaaattaagaactaaAGTGTTGAAACCACTGTACTAGAGAACCCTAAATACAAAATATGAGTATAGTTTTATTCTATTTCTTGTTGACTTGACAGTCCAATAACTGATGACTCCATGCCATTTTGAAAATGCTGTGGGCTGAAGTTTAGGTCGGTAGATCGAGTAAAATGGCTGGAAAACAACTATGATATTAAGAATTTCAATGTCTTTACATAAATTCAAGGTATACAATATTCTGTTTGTGTTGATGATTCTAAAATCCTGtcatttatttgatttcttgtttgatacgaatattacttatatatttgATAAGGATTAATGTTCTTCAATTTAtgcttatatttaattatttagatGACAACAAAAATTCGCAATCATTATTCGATAGTGTTATAATGGTACTAAGTAATAGCCCTTAAATTGTACCCGAGAACTCGAGAAGTGCTCTATTAGATTAGTGTAATGTTTTTCGGTTTATGCTTTTATTTTGAAGTAATAATTGACAGTattaagtatattatatatatagttacaaATTAAACTAGTCTTATTGTACGTAGATATAGCCGTAAATCATGgcataattaaaatgaaaaaaagaaaagcaaaaacaGACCTCTAAgtatgattttcttttaaaaaataaaaaaataaatttaaaaatagtatttatacATTTCACTTGAAAGATGTGTCACGTTAAAAAGTTTCAAGTTAGACTTTTTCTTAAGTAATAGTTAAATTTTATAGCATGACTTGAACGTAATCTAGATTAGTTTCATATTGGTGGAGATACCGCGAATggtatatgtaaaaaaaaaagtgtaactaTTTAACATAATAAGACCTAAGATACAAGTTGGTATTTGCAAAGGTTGCAACGCATAAAGTTTAGTTGCAAATTTGCAATGATTTCACCATAATCAATTCAAATAccttgatggatatattagagatAGGCCCGGAGCGAATCGATCTGATGGAGTGGAACAAGGCAGGTTTGATGGACTCAGGGCCTAGGGGCGGAGCCTTGCACTTGACCCCGAGCCCATGCTCAACCTGGGCCTCGATCACCGGTGCTAGGCGACCACGGGGCCATACGCGATCCAACTTGTTACAACCCAACTTCTCCTTTTTCAGGAGGCGGTTAGATGACAATTAGTATAAATTTCATGTAATTGCCTTGTTGAGACACCAATTATCATCTTGTAATAATAGCATTACACCAAAATTGAACACAATCTTTAATTTGTATCCGAGACATGCATTTGTTGTCTTTATCATTTGCTATTTACCACGTTATTCTTGTTCTTCAGTTATCCGGGTTTGTTAATTCGGACCGCATGAgttaattaaattcatcataccaaattaaataccgtagaaaatttattttaaaaaataaagaaacaaagaaaatatgCCTATAAGTTGAGTGATGGAGTCGCCAAAAACGACAAATCCAGGTGGGAGTGCTTTTGGTTTTACACATCTATGTATGtgggaacttttttttttttttttggaaacaattGTATGTGGGAACTTTAAATTGGTCACTTTACGAAGTCAAAAAAAGATAAGAATTAAGATTGAGGGATCCAACTTAGTAGAGTTGGTTGGGTAATAATcacaaagttttaaatttaatttttttaagaattatttatttatttattaacatttttagtttgacttgattaactctacataatttatattaattcatttttgtGTCTTATATCTTTAATTAGCAAATGCAGATTTAtccgtaattttttttttaaaagcatccattatatatttatatgtaattattgGCCAATTATTGGCTCTCTGTGAACGTACGTAAAAAATGCGGCTATTGTCTCATGCAACAACAGTACAACACGCGCACAGACTTTCCAAACGACTTGGTCGAGATGTTTCAAAACTTATATTCTTTTGTTTGGAGACTCCATAAGTCCAATGGTTCAAATTATACACCGTATTCAACGGAATGCGATATTTCAAAACTTatattcttttgtttggttcatgttatcttatttttttttattttttttgtaattatatatcttattttattttttattacgtCATGCTAGCTTATAAATAACTTTGTTTCTCAAATTCAagattttagttaattatttttaaatcatgtaattatatatgatatcattatcttgtttatttattttaattttaaattttattaaaatatatgaaaacatgTATGCTAAGggttaaagtaaaaaaatttatataacataAAAGACAATCCGATCCCAAAACCAAACATGTTTATATTACATGCCTCAATTTTAACCAAATACAGGAATTAACATTCCCAACAATCTAACATTCtctaaggtaatctaacattccgtgaaccaaaaaAACCCTAGAAGTTTAGAACACGGAAGTAGAGAAACACCCATCTGTATACCATGGATCAAGGTTCACAGCGTACTATATATGGACCCTGGTGCATATGTATGTGTTTTATATTGTGCATTTTTGTGTaatgaaattttgtatttaaataatatgaattttgtatctgaaaaaaaaaaaagtaataattgtaTCTTATGCtatgtgttgtgaaattctgtgcctatgaatataaattatgcacctaaatcaaatttgaaaaataagtaaatatataacatgtatatatgtgtcatgtgttatgaaattttgtcaTTCGTCGTTTCGATTCAAAATCCATAATACTATGTgaaccagtgttgcaaaaatcgcgcctaggcggcgcccggccgcgtcgaggaaggccgaaatcggcctcctccgcggccgggcGCCTAGCCGGCNNNNNNNNNNNNNNNNNNNNNNNNNNNNNNNNNNNNNNNNNNNNNNNNNNNNNNNNNNNNNNNNNNNNNNNNNNNNNNNNNNNNNNNNNNNNNNNNNNNNNNNNNNNNNNNNNNNNNNNNNNNNNNNNNNNNNNNNNNNNNNNNNNNNNNNNNNNNNNNNNNNNNNNNNNNNNNNNNNNNNNNNNNNNNNNNNNNNNNNNNNNNNNNNNNNNNNNNNNNNNNNNNNNNNNNNNNNNNNNNNNNNNNNNNNNNNNNNNNNNNNNNNNNNNNNNNNNNNNNNNNNNNNNNNNNNNNNNNNNNNNNNNNNNNNNNNNNNNNNNNNNNNNNNNNNNNNNNNNNNNNNNNNNNNNNNNNNNNNNNNNNNNNNNNNNNNNNNNNNNNNNNNNNNNNNNNNNNNNNNNNNNNNNNNNNNNNNNNNNNNNNNNNNNNNNNNNNNNNNNNNNNNNNNNNNNNNNNNNNNNNNNNNNNNNNNNNNNNNNNNNNNNNNNNNNNNNNNNNNNNNNNNNNNNNNNNNNNNNNNNNNNNNNNNNNNNNNNNNNNNNNNNNNNNNNNNNNNNNNNNNNNNNNNNNNNNNNNNNNNNNNNNNNNNNNNNNNNNNNNNNNNNNNNNNNNNNNNNNNNNNNNNNNNNNNNNNNNNNNNNNNNNNNNNNNNNNNNNNNNNNNNNNNNNNNNNNNNNNNNNNNNNNNNNNNNNNNNNNNNNNNNNNNNNNNNNNNNNNNNNNNNNNNNNNNNNNNNNNNNNNNNNNNNNNNNNNNNNNNNNNNNNNNNNNNNNNNNNNNNNNNNNNNNNNNNNtttttttttttttttgtttaaattaaaaaaattataaatatgaaacatttaaactattaatgttataatgtattaactaatactctaatagtctaataataagtaataactaataagtaataacttaataaaataatacgtaataattaaattaaactaataagtaatgaactaataattaataaataataactaataagtaataacttaataagtattaaatatttaattattaaagtgtaaaggcttacaatattaaacacttcacaattattaactcttaaaatattttttttaatttttatttaaaaaaaaaaaaaaaacaacctagGCGCCCCCCAGGCGCCTAGAGGGCGCttagcgatttttgcaaccttgatgTGAACCCTTGTACATCATATAAATTACCGGAAAACACAACACAAGACGTTCACACCCACAACCAATTAAGGAAAGCAAAATCATGTATTTTTGCATATGATTTAAGTTATGGGTTGAAAAAACAAGCAAAATGTCTTATATCTCATAGTGATGTTTCTTCTTTAATAAAGCGTAGGCCacaaattaggaaaaaaagTGGCTATactagaaaaggaaaaaagagaaaagaaaaaaaaaagtggctaTACTAGGACCTCGCAAATTATATCggggaccatggtccacaatgcattgtggaccgcgcatcaaaacgacgtcgttctgattaatgaaaacagacggatgaattcacgtcactcactttcagttcatatacactgcagttacatttcaacacaacttcagttaaatttcaacacaactgtagttacatttcaacacaactacagttacattttgatataactacagcttcattcgataatataaaaacacaaatgtgaaactgttattcagtatcagttcatatacactgcagtaaCATTtcacacaactacagttacatttcgatataattactgtttcattcgataatataaaacacaaatgtgaaactgttattcagtatcagttcatatacactgcagttacatttcaacacaactatatttacatttcgatataactacagtttcattcgataatatcaaaacaaatgtaagacagtatcttttgagatgaactgtagtatcaattacAGGCTCCgcctcccacttactgaaacaacgtcgttttgggaccacgaTCCACgatccattgtggaccgcggtccacgatataatgacTGCTAGGACCTAGGAGCGAAATTAAATGATCGAGCTGAGATTCCATaagtttaatttcttattacttattatacACAATTTTGCATAATTCCAATAGTTCATCTACAAGAAGTGGGATTGTCTTTATCAAATTAAAGGACGTATCTCAGAAGTTTTAAATGGCTCAATATATTTGACAAATCATACTATATATCAATTCATGATACATATTTTTCTCCAACATTTTAAAAAGGTACTTCTGAAACGTGAACAAGAATAGGATGAAAATATTTCctattttagtttaaaatttcGATTACTTCCAACAAACTCGTTATGTGTTCACACATTATATTATAACATTCAAATTCTAATGACTCGTGCCAACAAATATGTAAATACAAATATACGATTACAACCTTCTAAAATGTCAGGTTCAAACACTTACTACTACACCAAAAAGTTATAGTCAGTAGTGAgagtgtaattttattttattatatttgtgtagTAATTAAAGTCACATTTCGTTGACAAGTTTTTAATATGAGGATCAAACCCTTatcactacatatatatatatatatatatatatatatatatatatataatgttgtttACCCTTATACGTTTTTAATGTAGACCAAGTCTCAAAGAAGACTGAAGCAGTCTTCCCAATCCCATATAGGTTCAAAGTTGTCCCAATAAAGTGGAGTCGCCGTGGCATTATTTGAAGGGATGACGGCGGCACCCGGCGGCGAGATTTTTCCGGCACCGGTGCTCTCAGTTGCAGAAGGCTCCTGCACTGTTATTGGTGTTGTCTGAACGTTATCTTGCGGCGGTGGCTGTGCTATTCTCCGTCGTGTTGCAGTGAGATCCAACGGCCGACGATCAAATGCCCGATCGCACTTTGACTTCTTGTACAGGCGGCACAAGCTGAATTCTTGGCATAGCTGCATCAATAGAATGCACCAAATTAAGATCGCAAGAGATCTACATTTGTAACTTCAAGGTCACGAGTTTCAATCATTGCCCAATTGATTTAAactggtcagctatgggtaacctaaaTTAATTTACTCCATTGTGATCATTTAGCGTCGAGGTTTCCATAGTCgtcatccaatatatatatatatatataaaaccctAGTGTTTGCATAGATTTCCttgtttttttgagtgacgataGAAATACAATGTCACTCTATTACTCGAATGTGTGCAATAAAAGTATTGAtaagaatcaaactcgtaaTTTTCTTATATGAGAATCATGATCTACTCACTAGGAGTGTTTGAACAATATCTAGTAAACAAAGTTGCATAGAATATATTGAACATAAACTTAATTAGGGTTATATgtggtttaatttcttgatcatTTTCAATTGTTCTCAATTGGCATATCAAATCAGAGGTTTAGAAGGTGAAGTCCACGTTCTATTCCACAAATATATTAGAAACATAGATACTGACCAGCaagtatatataacaaaataaaattgaaccTGAACCTTCTTAGTACGGATAACAACAAACACTTAATCTTAATAATACCCATCAAACAAAATTAGATAGAATTGATGAAGGTATATATACCTCTAAATTTGAAAGGGGAGTGGATGCAGAAGCGTCTCCACGAACAGCCTTATACTCATTGATCTTCCATTCAGTCTTTGTTCCATTGTGAGCTCTCCCTGTATAAAACACCATCGTCCTTTTCTCCCCAATAACTCGATTGTTTAAGGAAAACACTAGACCGGGAGATCCGGTGGCTTTCCAGTATCCTTCTGTTGTCAGCCTGTTCGGTTTTCCTCCTCGAGCGATGTTCTCCGGCCCCGGCACGAAGTAAAACCACTGATCATAGTCTCCATGGCCGCCCACCACCCCAGCTAGTTCTGATCATCATATCATcatgttaattaaaaatttaaaaccaaaGACAAAAGATATATAAATGCATGCTAGGGAAGAAAGATTCCTCGATTTTTTTTTGGGCGACAAAGAAAACCACAGTCGAACCTCGAAAGTGTGCACTAAGTAAATCATGCCCTATAACCTTAGTCGACAATGAAGTAAATCAAATTACTCAGCTTAGGTTGTTCAAAATTAATCGATGCAAATCAACAGGACAAGAAAACCATTAGGCGACTTCCACTGATCGAGAGTGAAATTtgaaaccttgtggttaccgAGCCAATAACTCGAGTAACTTGATGCTTCAAATTTCTTAAGGAAAAAATTAAAGGGCGGCTTAGAGTGAAATTTAAAATCTTGTGATTATTAAACTAACATTTTGACTGG is a window of Ipomoea triloba cultivar NCNSP0323 chromosome 11, ASM357664v1 DNA encoding:
- the LOC115997614 gene encoding NAC domain-containing protein 90-like — translated: MEDMPVGFRFYPTEEELVSFYLGNKLRGERPDIDLVIPVVNIYLHRPWELPQLAGVASYGDDEQWFYFMPGPENIARGGKPNRLTTEGYWKATGCPSLVFSINNRVIGEKRTMVFYTGRAPNGTKTEWKINEYKAVHGEASASAPLSDLELRQEFSLCRLYKKPKCDRAFDRRPLGVTTVRRRIAQQPPPQDSVQTAAMILPQQDNNPPANNMSGAGNSSPASGDAVIPSNNAMGTQVFWDNLTPIWDWEDCFNLL
- the LOC115997670 gene encoding NAC domain-containing protein 90-like — protein: MEDLPTGFRFYPTEEELVSFYLRNKLRGERPDIDLVIPVVNIYLHRPWELPQLAGVVGGHGDYDQWFYFVPGPENIARGGKPNRLTTEGYWKATGSPGLVFSLNNRVIGEKRTMVFYTGRAHNGTKTEWKINEYKAVRGDASASTPLSNLELCQEFSLCRLYKKSKCDRAFDRRPLDLTATRRRIAQPPPQDNVQTTPITVQEPSATESTGAGKISPPGAAVIPSNNATATPLYWDNFEPIWDWEDCFSLL